In the Flagellimonas sp. HMM57 genome, one interval contains:
- a CDS encoding non-ribosomal peptide synthetase: protein MNSTLKQKASTPFNPFAGPTLERVIPITASQSEIWTACKFGGEAANKAYNDSISLFLKGNLHRNFLEDGIKEIIERHESLRATFSANGLFMNVFEENPIKIHYQDITAFNIEDQHKAIEKYLSEDASFVFDLVKGPLLRVGLIKINDFEHHLVITAHHIICDGWSTGIILEELGTLYSSYVNNKIAILPKQESFSDYADDQQEFIHSATYKEIENFWLRQYADSIPQVTLPTDFPRPELRTFKSNRKDFYLDSELLASLKKVGVQSGCSLVTTLISVFEVFLYQQTGQNDLVLGLPSSNQSFTGKNQLIGHCVNLLPLRTRLSTKTTFTDYLRQRKSYLFDAYEHQSLSFGQLLQKLPIPRDASRVPLVPIMFNFDTEMTSQVAFADLTYELKTNPREFEAFELFLNAGGTEDNLLFEWSYNSSLFKQSTITQMMNSFVEILKRVVDNPNSSIGNLVRANDTLYQKLNATQTSYSPSPLSELILRQAQKTPKRLAVEYGEKQIFYDDFQDQVNALTHQLIEQGVCPGDFVGVSLYRSEKLPILLLAILQSGAAYLPLDPNFPSKRLGYMLEDSNARFLVTTKEILTKVKGSSKTILLEDLFSSVKKYPTTAPNIKIANTSLAYLLYTSGSTGQPKGVPITHKNLVNFLSGMALEPGIKETDRLLSITTISFDIAGLELFLPLLTGATLVLTDDETTKDPRMLMEVLRDKNITMLQATPTTWQMLLDSGWEDPLPIKALSGGEALPLSLAKKIAERTTELWNMYGPTETTIWSSVQKISVHDESITIGHPIANTQLYVLNENGFPVNPGIIGEIAIGGDGVANGYWKREALTAEKFLFNPVLNKTLYSTGDLGKLLPNGEIQCLGRKDQQVKIRGHRIELEEIEEALGTIAEIHNAVVAVKNNTLIAHVVLNRNEVAQQYNYNDWEKELAERLPDYMVPRQFNILSEFPTTLNGKIDRNTLSINFRPQEKNTHTISITTKNEEIVADVWKECLKLSSVNRNDNFFELGGHSMVAIKVMTLLEKKTDKRLPLSSLLQYPTIKQLASLLDKENPSSNWKSLVPMKPEGHKPPLFIVHGANYNVLVFEKLAQCLDEDQPVYGLQAKGIDGTDEPDDTVETMAANFIAEMKTVYPEGPYSIAGFSFGGIIAFEMYKQLKAEEIKVKILALFDSYVYPNYYYSNISKKKRLYKYYQLRQLVFVSLNMFSSKKNFNRRVNLLKLALNGLYLRFKYGQEKQVKMQFNRSSLIDKFHSDAFLRYTIEPQDIKVDLFRASENVYFAHDFKFLGWTGLATKGIRKHKIPGNHNDMFLPPNVEKFAEILQHTLDNHDSE from the coding sequence ATGAATTCTACCTTAAAACAAAAAGCCTCCACCCCGTTCAATCCATTCGCTGGACCTACATTGGAGCGTGTAATACCCATTACAGCATCTCAATCAGAAATATGGACCGCATGTAAATTTGGCGGTGAAGCAGCTAACAAAGCCTATAACGATTCTATTTCCCTTTTCTTAAAAGGCAATCTTCACCGTAACTTCTTGGAAGATGGTATAAAAGAAATAATAGAAAGGCATGAATCACTAAGAGCGACCTTTAGTGCAAATGGGCTTTTTATGAATGTATTCGAAGAAAATCCCATAAAAATACATTATCAAGATATTACGGCATTCAATATTGAAGACCAGCATAAAGCTATTGAAAAATACTTATCGGAAGATGCCAGTTTTGTTTTCGATTTGGTGAAAGGCCCTTTGTTAAGAGTGGGATTAATCAAGATTAATGATTTTGAACATCATTTGGTCATTACAGCCCATCACATTATATGTGATGGTTGGTCCACAGGAATAATTTTGGAAGAACTTGGCACACTTTATTCTAGCTATGTCAACAACAAGATTGCCATACTTCCCAAACAAGAAAGCTTTTCGGATTATGCCGATGACCAACAAGAATTCATCCACAGTGCCACTTACAAAGAAATTGAGAACTTTTGGTTGAGGCAATATGCAGACTCTATACCGCAGGTGACATTACCTACAGATTTTCCAAGACCTGAACTAAGAACCTTTAAAAGTAACCGTAAAGATTTTTATTTAGATAGCGAACTATTGGCTTCTTTAAAAAAAGTAGGCGTTCAATCTGGGTGCAGCCTAGTGACTACTTTAATTTCCGTTTTTGAAGTTTTTCTATATCAACAAACCGGTCAAAATGATCTTGTTTTGGGCCTCCCCTCTTCTAACCAGTCTTTTACGGGAAAAAATCAATTAATAGGTCATTGTGTAAACCTGTTACCATTACGTACCAGACTTTCCACAAAAACTACATTTACCGATTACCTAAGACAACGTAAATCTTACCTCTTCGATGCTTACGAACATCAATCCCTTAGTTTTGGACAGCTATTACAAAAACTGCCCATTCCAAGAGATGCATCTCGTGTTCCATTGGTACCGATCATGTTCAATTTTGATACTGAGATGACAAGCCAGGTAGCATTTGCCGACTTGACCTACGAGCTAAAAACCAACCCAAGGGAATTTGAGGCCTTTGAGCTTTTTTTGAATGCAGGCGGCACTGAGGACAATTTACTTTTTGAATGGTCCTATAACTCATCTCTTTTTAAACAATCGACAATAACACAGATGATGAATTCATTTGTGGAAATATTGAAAAGAGTTGTAGATAACCCAAACAGCAGTATCGGTAATCTTGTTAGGGCAAATGATACGCTTTATCAAAAATTAAACGCTACACAAACTTCCTATTCACCATCACCTCTCAGTGAATTGATTTTAAGACAAGCACAAAAAACACCAAAGAGACTTGCTGTTGAATATGGCGAAAAACAAATTTTTTATGACGATTTCCAAGATCAGGTCAATGCTTTGACACATCAACTTATCGAACAGGGGGTTTGTCCTGGGGATTTTGTGGGCGTTTCATTGTATAGATCGGAAAAGCTCCCTATTCTATTACTCGCGATACTTCAATCTGGCGCCGCTTACCTTCCTTTAGACCCTAATTTTCCATCTAAACGATTGGGCTATATGCTAGAGGACTCTAATGCACGTTTTTTAGTCACCACTAAAGAAATATTGACCAAAGTAAAGGGAAGTTCCAAAACAATACTGTTGGAAGATTTGTTTTCGAGCGTAAAAAAATATCCGACAACAGCTCCAAATATCAAAATAGCCAATACTTCATTGGCTTATTTGCTGTATACCTCGGGTTCCACAGGACAGCCCAAAGGGGTACCCATTACCCATAAAAACTTGGTCAATTTTCTTTCTGGTATGGCCCTTGAACCTGGCATAAAGGAAACGGACAGGTTATTATCCATTACCACTATATCTTTTGACATAGCTGGTCTGGAACTTTTCTTGCCATTACTAACAGGTGCCACTTTGGTGTTGACCGATGACGAAACCACTAAAGACCCTCGAATGCTTATGGAAGTCCTCAGGGATAAGAATATTACCATGCTACAGGCAACACCTACAACTTGGCAAATGCTATTGGATTCTGGTTGGGAAGACCCTTTGCCGATCAAAGCATTATCTGGAGGTGAAGCCTTGCCACTTAGTTTAGCTAAAAAAATAGCCGAGCGGACAACTGAGCTATGGAATATGTATGGACCTACGGAGACAACCATTTGGTCCTCGGTACAAAAAATAAGCGTTCATGATGAATCGATAACTATAGGACATCCTATAGCGAACACACAACTTTACGTTTTAAATGAGAACGGTTTTCCGGTCAACCCAGGGATTATAGGGGAAATAGCCATTGGCGGGGATGGTGTTGCCAATGGCTATTGGAAAAGGGAAGCATTGACCGCCGAGAAGTTTTTGTTTAATCCTGTCCTTAATAAAACCCTTTATAGTACAGGAGATTTGGGCAAACTTCTTCCAAATGGTGAAATTCAATGCTTGGGACGCAAAGACCAACAGGTTAAAATACGTGGCCATCGAATTGAACTAGAAGAAATTGAGGAAGCGTTAGGTACTATTGCGGAAATACACAATGCTGTTGTTGCAGTAAAAAACAATACGCTAATAGCACATGTTGTTCTTAACAGAAACGAAGTTGCTCAACAATACAACTACAATGATTGGGAAAAAGAATTAGCTGAACGGCTTCCCGACTATATGGTGCCTAGACAGTTTAACATTCTATCGGAGTTTCCAACTACACTTAATGGAAAAATTGACCGTAATACATTATCGATAAATTTTCGGCCACAAGAAAAAAATACGCATACGATTTCCATCACAACAAAGAATGAAGAAATAGTAGCCGACGTTTGGAAGGAGTGCCTTAAGCTTTCCAGCGTGAACCGTAACGATAACTTTTTCGAATTAGGGGGCCATTCTATGGTCGCAATTAAAGTTATGACCTTGTTAGAGAAAAAGACAGACAAAAGATTACCTCTTTCCTCCCTTTTGCAATACCCCACTATTAAGCAACTGGCATCATTGTTAGATAAAGAAAATCCTTCATCTAACTGGAAATCTTTGGTCCCCATGAAACCTGAGGGTCATAAACCACCATTGTTTATTGTGCATGGAGCCAATTACAATGTCCTGGTTTTTGAAAAGTTAGCGCAATGCCTTGACGAAGACCAGCCAGTTTATGGCTTACAGGCAAAGGGTATTGACGGAACCGATGAGCCTGACGATACAGTGGAAACAATGGCTGCTAATTTCATTGCGGAAATGAAAACGGTCTATCCTGAAGGTCCTTACTCTATTGCAGGTTTTTCTTTTGGTGGTATTATTGCTTTTGAAATGTACAAACAACTAAAAGCTGAAGAAATAAAGGTAAAGATATTGGCATTATTTGATAGCTACGTTTATCCAAACTACTATTATTCAAATATTTCTAAGAAAAAGCGATTATACAAATATTACCAACTAAGACAGTTGGTCTTTGTCTCCTTAAACATGTTCAGCAGCAAGAAAAATTTCAACAGAAGGGTAAATCTATTGAAACTGGCGCTCAATGGATTGTATTTGAGATTTAAATACGGACAAGAAAAACAGGTCAAGATGCAATTCAATCGTTCAAGCCTTATCGATAAGTTCCATAGCGATGCTTTCTTACGGTATACTATAGAACCACAAGATATTAAGGTTGATTTATTTAGAGCATCGGAAAATGTATATTTCGCACATGATTTTAAGTTTCTTGGCTGGACTGGTCTTGCAACGAAAGGAATTAGAAAACATAAAATACCAGGTAACCACAATGATATGTTCTTACCTCCCAATGTCGAAAAATTTGCAGAGATTTTACAGCATACACTAGACAATCATGATTCAGAATAA
- a CDS encoding 4'-phosphopantetheinyl transferase superfamily protein: MIQNKQSQIVCSESKIIFYDYSQLNWNSRKLKFFKIDISDFEHEVHRLTHFLEPHELLRSQRYRFKKDCNRFIISRTILKILLAKQTGTSVENISLKKDERKKPYLPLNPSVFFNLSHSGNCILIAISEVPVGIDVEKIDESFDFTPLLSQIFNTTEIKKLNNADQPLRTFYTFWTRKEAIVKATGKGITDNFIAIPSINGLHQIQSCLIGTTTKLQVNSFNIDNEYIGAIALTDETPTSKNIPCYKLYSNPIHH; this comes from the coding sequence ATGATTCAGAATAAGCAATCTCAGATAGTATGTTCCGAATCAAAAATTATCTTTTACGATTATTCCCAGTTGAATTGGAATAGTCGTAAACTAAAATTCTTCAAGATAGATATCTCTGACTTTGAACATGAAGTTCATCGCCTGACCCATTTTCTTGAGCCTCATGAATTATTACGTTCTCAACGGTATCGTTTTAAAAAAGATTGCAATAGATTTATAATAAGCAGGACCATACTCAAAATCTTATTGGCAAAACAAACAGGCACATCTGTCGAAAATATTAGCTTAAAAAAGGATGAAAGGAAGAAACCCTATTTACCCTTGAATCCATCGGTTTTTTTTAATCTTTCCCATTCTGGAAACTGTATTTTAATAGCTATAAGTGAAGTGCCAGTAGGTATTGATGTTGAAAAAATTGATGAAAGCTTTGATTTTACACCCCTTCTTTCCCAAATATTCAATACCACGGAAATTAAAAAACTCAATAACGCTGATCAGCCTCTAAGAACATTTTACACTTTTTGGACACGTAAGGAGGCTATTGTCAAAGCAACCGGAAAAGGAATTACTGACAATTTCATTGCAATACCCTCAATAAATGGGCTTCACCAAATACAATCATGTTTAATTGGAACAACTACAAAATTACAAGTAAACAGCTTTAATATTGATAATGAATATATTGGGGCTATTGCATTGACCGACGAGACTCCGACCTCAAAGAATATTCCATGTTACAAATTATATTCCAATCCAATACACCATTAA
- a CDS encoding phosphatase PAP2 family protein yields MVPKRFYVILKTLIFVFLLAFYSNEGYGQKNDSADSSKTTWQLFKYDIGNVLGSIGYSYTRPFHWKGKQWGTFGAVTAGTGLLYLFDEQISEFSINQKQGVPPFIRNYGTRIGKPQYNYMLTGGVYLSGLFVKNEKLRRTGVLLLASASSAGFLQQVTKSLIGRARPVSDKGKDTFDPFNSNRNFHSFPSGHAILAFTNAYAIGKQFKNPWVKTGIYIVGLVPGISRLWEGQHWFTDVALGVAISIFTVESIDKYLDKKYDQKYNHHDKKVSWNMHFGPGQIGFSAHF; encoded by the coding sequence ATGGTACCCAAAAGATTTTATGTTATACTTAAAACATTAATTTTTGTTTTCCTGCTCGCCTTTTACAGTAATGAAGGTTATGGTCAAAAAAACGACTCTGCTGATTCTTCTAAAACAACTTGGCAGTTGTTCAAGTATGATATAGGCAATGTCTTAGGAAGTATCGGATACTCCTACACCAGACCTTTCCATTGGAAAGGCAAACAATGGGGAACATTCGGAGCTGTTACCGCTGGTACTGGTTTGCTCTACCTTTTTGACGAGCAGATATCTGAGTTTTCAATAAACCAAAAACAAGGAGTTCCCCCTTTTATCCGTAATTACGGTACAAGAATTGGAAAACCTCAGTATAATTATATGCTTACCGGCGGAGTATATTTATCTGGTTTATTCGTAAAAAATGAAAAATTGAGACGTACCGGTGTCTTATTATTGGCTTCGGCTTCCTCTGCGGGATTTTTGCAGCAAGTTACAAAGTCCCTAATTGGAAGGGCACGTCCGGTTAGTGATAAAGGCAAAGATACCTTCGACCCATTCAACTCAAACAGAAATTTTCATTCTTTTCCTTCTGGACACGCCATCCTTGCGTTTACCAATGCCTACGCCATAGGAAAGCAATTTAAAAATCCTTGGGTAAAAACAGGGATTTATATTGTAGGGCTTGTTCCCGGAATATCCAGATTATGGGAAGGACAGCACTGGTTTACCGATGTTGCCCTAGGTGTCGCCATAAGTATCTTCACAGTAGAGTCTATTGACAAGTACCTTGACAAAAAATATGACCAAAAATATAATCACCATGATAAGAAAGTAAGCTGGAATATGCACTTTGGACCGGGCCAGATAGGCTTCTCTGCTCACTTTTAA
- a CDS encoding phosphatase PAP2 family protein, which yields MLEELIKVDKEIFLYLNGLGTPLWDGFWMYLSRTISLITIPICLFVFFYSYQIFGPKKTMLVLFTVALLIICTEQLSILFKNGITRLRPCHDDEIMNIMRHVKEYCGGRFGYFSAHAANSSAFASFFGILFVKRNRFLLILLMLWALLVGYSRIYIGVHFPLDVLTGVIIGIFLGWLFSTIFFTFTNSR from the coding sequence ATGTTAGAAGAATTGATAAAAGTCGATAAAGAAATATTTCTATACCTAAATGGATTGGGGACACCTTTATGGGACGGTTTTTGGATGTATCTATCGCGTACCATAAGTCTTATTACTATACCAATTTGTCTCTTTGTATTTTTTTATTCCTATCAGATTTTTGGACCAAAAAAAACTATGCTCGTATTGTTCACAGTAGCCTTACTGATTATCTGTACTGAACAACTATCCATTCTTTTTAAAAATGGGATAACAAGATTAAGACCCTGCCATGATGATGAAATCATGAATATCATGAGACATGTTAAAGAATATTGTGGTGGTAGGTTTGGTTACTTTTCCGCTCACGCAGCAAATTCTTCCGCATTTGCAAGTTTCTTTGGTATCCTTTTCGTTAAAAGGAACAGGTTTCTACTTATTTTGTTAATGCTATGGGCATTGCTGGTAGGCTATAGCCGTATATACATTGGTGTCCATTTTCCTTTGGATGTTTTAACCGGAGTTATTATAGGTATTTTCTTAGGATGGTTGTTTTCGACTATATTTTTCACCTTTACGAATAGTAGATAA
- a CDS encoding tyrosine-protein phosphatase: MIDHLHGLVDIHNHILPGIDDGAKTIDESVDLIKGFSEFGIKNFVFTPHIMNNYYPNTPTTIKNSFAKLQKELNIQNIDNIYLDYSAEHMIDDNFEAILNGDKVMPLKKSYLLIEMSYLQPSLNFDQAISKIASRRYFPILAHPERYLFFHQKYKKYASLKSQGILFQLNLLSLCSDFYGKEVSKIASKLLDDNLIDYVASDVHNMKQLNTIKDATISSKTLDQILPIVENTIDTFF, translated from the coding sequence TTGATTGATCATCTTCATGGATTGGTCGATATACATAATCATATTCTGCCAGGTATCGACGATGGTGCAAAGACCATAGATGAATCGGTTGACTTAATCAAAGGATTTTCTGAATTCGGGATTAAAAACTTTGTTTTTACTCCTCATATTATGAACAACTATTATCCCAACACTCCGACTACCATAAAAAATTCTTTCGCCAAACTGCAAAAGGAACTTAACATTCAAAATATTGATAACATATACTTAGATTATTCAGCGGAGCATATGATTGACGATAATTTTGAAGCCATTCTTAATGGTGATAAGGTTATGCCATTAAAAAAGAGTTATTTACTCATTGAAATGTCATATTTACAGCCTTCCCTGAACTTTGATCAAGCAATTTCAAAAATAGCGAGTCGACGCTACTTTCCTATTTTAGCACATCCTGAAAGATATTTGTTCTTTCATCAGAAATATAAAAAGTATGCAAGTTTAAAATCTCAAGGAATTCTGTTTCAACTAAATCTACTCTCTCTTTGCAGTGATTTTTATGGAAAAGAAGTAAGCAAAATAGCAAGCAAATTGTTGGATGATAATCTCATCGATTATGTAGCATCAGATGTTCACAACATGAAACAATTGAATACCATTAAAGATGCAACAATATCAAGTAAAACGTTGGACCAAATTCTTCCAATAGTAGAAAATACGATAGATACTTTTTTTTAG